One window from the genome of Pedobacter schmidteae encodes:
- a CDS encoding MBL fold metallo-hydrolase: MLLVNMFPASYGDSFLIQYLEDKKSENILVDCGFADTFNDHIEPALQKLPAGSTLERLIITHLDRDHINGAVPFLEANGSKSVPRLIPIRQIWHNTLRHMQSSKLPVSNNTAVEEVRLDAYIAEHQENDNHVEGIISAKTSSDLGALILRGKYDWNTDFNEQAVTAEMPTSVAISDNLSLILLGPTRARLEDVEYMFKKSLARIGIDLDKRNDIIDDAFEVFVSNKWDEDLQLEGSIGRVSPYSFLTIEDVKDLAKPDLYKPDDAEPNGSSITFILLSEGKRLLFMADSFSEDMEAALDGQDGFFNLIKISHHGAHKNTSPSLLSMIDSERYLISTNGNHPRHLHPDAQTIARIVSRPLRNGMAKRTLYFNFVTPTSKLFCNPALQEYFHYDIKIAGEITL; this comes from the coding sequence ATGTTATTAGTTAATATGTTCCCTGCCTCGTATGGCGATAGTTTTTTAATACAGTATCTGGAAGACAAAAAATCTGAAAATATACTTGTCGATTGTGGATTTGCCGACACATTCAATGACCATATAGAACCTGCACTGCAAAAGCTGCCAGCTGGTAGTACACTTGAGCGTCTGATCATTACCCATTTGGATAGGGACCATATTAATGGAGCGGTACCATTTCTTGAGGCAAACGGGAGCAAATCGGTTCCGAGATTAATTCCTATAAGGCAGATCTGGCATAATACGTTAAGGCATATGCAGTCATCCAAATTACCCGTATCTAATAATACGGCAGTGGAAGAGGTTCGTTTGGATGCCTATATTGCTGAACATCAGGAAAACGACAATCATGTTGAGGGTATCATTAGTGCGAAAACCAGTTCTGATCTTGGTGCCTTAATTCTGCGCGGAAAATATGACTGGAATACTGATTTTAATGAGCAGGCCGTAACAGCAGAGATGCCGACATCGGTGGCCATCTCTGATAATCTTTCCCTGATATTACTTGGACCAACAAGAGCGCGATTGGAGGATGTTGAGTATATGTTTAAAAAATCGCTAGCGAGGATCGGTATCGATCTGGATAAGCGGAATGATATAATTGATGATGCCTTTGAGGTATTTGTAAGTAACAAGTGGGATGAAGATTTACAATTGGAAGGATCTATTGGTCGCGTATCGCCTTATTCTTTCTTGACAATCGAAGATGTGAAAGACCTAGCTAAGCCGGATTTGTATAAGCCGGATGACGCGGAGCCTAATGGAAGTTCGATTACTTTTATCCTTTTGTCAGAAGGCAAGCGGCTTTTGTTTATGGCTGATTCATTTTCGGAAGACATGGAAGCTGCCTTAGATGGCCAGGATGGATTTTTTAACCTGATCAAAATATCTCATCATGGGGCGCACAAAAATACAAGCCCTTCTTTGTTATCCATGATCGACAGCGAACGCTACCTGATCTCTACCAATGGAAATCATCCAAGACACCTGCACCCTGATGCGCAGACCATCGCACGGATAGTAAGCCGTCCACTGCGGAATGGTATGGCTAAACGAACATTATATTTCAATTTCGTAACGCCGACTTCTAAGCTCTTTTGTAACCCTGCACTTCAGGAGTATTTTCATTATGACATTAAAATCGCCGGGGAGATTACACTATGA